Proteins encoded within one genomic window of Patescibacteria group bacterium:
- a CDS encoding ABC transporter ATP-binding protein: MGQTNALIKIKDLNVTYFSGKPNEVRALKKINLEIYPGEFVIFFGPSGCGKSTLLYSIAGLETNITGDIYVGGKNIAKLNCRETEEFHQKRTGMIFQAYYLVDSLNVLENVILPQMAVGADKKEREKKALELLGHFGVKEQADKFPNELSGGQQQRVAISRALVNNPEILLADEPLGNLDSKAAQDVMSLLADLNERSKKTVILVTHNPAFLNIAHRVFYVKDGAIVDTRVNEERKKIAARPEDKEAEAPISKELEMLARTFSGISGAAGSLLIPFKAKQIVSEVLLEMSGEEVGAIEKKVENLLIAGMRSIEDSFFKYLDEEIEKGGLGMDKRSARRVSDQVKDIMKEISILEKMDREISSGKRSWQNADIEQIRGYLLDSFRLKVSDPLSLKIMDGAIKMRVTSKIDKEGFFKKIDLPLKEGGAGIDKRVTKKIARRLELLILGKYK, translated from the coding sequence ATGGGACAAACAAACGCGCTGATAAAAATAAAAGATTTAAATGTTACTTATTTTTCGGGCAAGCCGAACGAAGTAAGAGCTTTGAAGAAGATTAATTTGGAAATTTACCCGGGCGAGTTTGTTATTTTTTTTGGGCCGTCCGGCTGCGGGAAGTCAACTTTGCTTTATTCAATCGCCGGCCTGGAAACAAACATCACCGGGGATATTTATGTCGGCGGCAAAAACATCGCAAAACTTAATTGCAGAGAAACGGAAGAATTTCATCAAAAAAGGACGGGGATGATTTTCCAAGCTTATTATTTGGTTGATTCCTTAAATGTTTTGGAAAATGTTATTTTACCGCAGATGGCTGTCGGCGCGGATAAAAAAGAAAGGGAGAAAAAGGCCTTAGAGCTTTTAGGCCATTTTGGGGTAAAAGAACAGGCGGATAAATTTCCTAACGAGCTTTCCGGCGGGCAGCAGCAGAGGGTGGCCATAAGCCGGGCTCTGGTAAATAATCCGGAAATATTGCTGGCTGACGAGCCTCTTGGAAATCTGGATTCAAAAGCGGCCCAAGACGTCATGTCCCTCTTGGCCGACCTTAACGAAAGAAGCAAAAAAACCGTTATTTTGGTGACCCATAATCCCGCCTTTTTAAATATTGCCCATCGGGTATTTTATGTAAAAGATGGGGCGATTGTGGACACAAGGGTTAACGAAGAAAGGAAAAAAATTGCCGCCAGGCCGGAAGATAAAGAAGCCGAAGCTCCTATTTCCAAAGAATTGGAGATGCTGGCCAGGACCTTCTCCGGCATTTCCGGAGCGGCGGGAAGCTTATTAATACCGTTTAAAGCCAAGCAGATCGTTTCCGAGGTTTTGCTGGAAATGAGCGGAGAAGAAGTCGGGGCGATTGAGAAAAAAGTTGAAAATTTGCTGATTGCCGGAATGCGAAGCATAGAAGATTCATTTTTCAAATACCTTGACGAAGAAATTGAAAAAGGGGGATTGGGCATGGACAAAAGGTCGGCTCGGCGCGTTTCCGATCAAGTGAAAGATATAATGAAGGAAATAAGCATTTTGGAAAAGATGGACAGGGAAATTTCTTCCGGCAAAAGATCCTGGCAGAATGCGGACATAGAACAAATAAGAGGCTATCTCTTGGATAGTTTTCGCCTTAAAGTGTCTGATCCGCTTTCTCTGAAAATAATGGACGGCGCGATAAAAATGAGAGTAACCAGCAAAATAGACAAGGAAGGATTTTTCAAAAAAATAGATTTGCCCTTGAAAGAGGGCGGAGCGGGGATAGACAAGAGGGTTACGAAAAAAATCGCTAGAAGATTAGAATTATTGATTTTAGGAAAATATAAATAA